The Sebastes fasciatus isolate fSebFas1 chromosome 4, fSebFas1.pri, whole genome shotgun sequence genome window below encodes:
- the LOC141765555 gene encoding uncharacterized protein LOC141765555 isoform X2, with translation MKMSKVQMLRERVNRRQSAAAEEILDLIERSRGEITDWCYSEEEKHRQHKLLEASEPPHIKEEQEELWSSQEREQLRGLEEDDITKLTFTAVLVKSEDEEEKAQSSQLLQIQADEQIKADEDCGGSQPARRLRVLVKQRLTAAVEEIFGLFETTLAEYDREIEGLQKLLEEAVKLDGRVNTADDPQLLAIKEEVLSEQQEWRTSLDQQDPEPPHIKEEQEELWSSQEGEQLKGLEEDDITKFPFTAVSVKSEDEEKAQSSQLHQRQTDEQMETGADGEDCGGSAPDRIFGPARDSQQESNEKTHSSDHDTENSDDYSQEMSQTRSGLVTPVEELCAGKPVNSINNMSVDTGGKPFNCSICGKGFSHKCDLERHLRFHTGEKPFGCVFCEKNFSEKTDLKRHIRVHTGEKPFSCSICGKIFSQNENLRRHERIHTGEKPFGCPVCTKKFTHSGALVVHTRIHTGEKPFGCSLCGKRYIDTGNLKKHMRVHTGEKPFSCSVCGRRFNFQSQVKNHKCSGESSVTLAHHS, from the exons ATGAAGATGTCTAAAGTCCAGATGTTGAGAGAACGGGTGAACCGGAGACAAAGTGCGGCTGCTGAGGAGATCCTGGATCTGATTGAAAGAAGCAGAGGAGAGATCACAGACTGGTGTTATTCAGAAGAGGAGAAACACCGACAACACAAACTACTGGAGGCTTCAG agcccccacacattaaagaggaacaggaggaactctggagCAGTCAGGAAAGAGAGCAGCTTCGAGGACTGGAGGAAGATGATATCACCAAGCTCACATTCACTGCTGTCTTGGTGAAAAGTGAAGATGAGGAAGAGAAAGCTCAGTCCTCACAGCTTCTTCAAATACAAGCTGATGAACAGATAAAAGCCGATGAGGACTGTGGAGGATCACAACCAGCCAGGAGGCTGAGAGTGTTAGTGAAACAGCGACTAACTGCAGCCGTTGAAGAGATATTTGGGTTGTTTGAAACAACGTTAGCAGAGTATGACAGAGAGATTGAAGGTCTACAGAAGCTGTTGGAAGAGGCTGTGAAGCTTGATGGCCGGGTTAACACAGCAG ATGATCCACAGCTGTTGGCGATTAAAGAAGAGGTATTGTCTGAGCAGCAGGAGTGGAGGACCAGTCTGGACCAGCAGGACCCAGAGCccccacacattaaagaggaacaggaggaactctggagcagtcaggagggagagcagcttaaAGGACTGGAGGAAGATGATATCACCAAGTTCCCATTCACTGCTGTctctgtgaagagtgaagatgaagagaaagcccagtcctcacagcttcatcaaagacaaactgatgaacagatggaaacaggagctgatggagaggactgtggaggaTCAGCACCAGACAGGATCTTTGGTCCAGCTCGTGATTCACAGCAAGAAAGTAATGAAAAGACACATTCTTCTGATCATGACACTGAAAACAGTGATGATTATTCACAAGAGATGAGTCAAACTCGGTCAGGATTAGTAACTCCAGTGGAGGAACTCTGCGCTGGTAAACCGGTTAATAGCATAAACAACATGAGTGTTGACACAGGAGGGAAACCATTTAATTGTTCAATTTGTGGAAAAGGTTTTAGTCACAAATGTGATTTGGAGAGACACTTAAGATTTCACACAGGGGAGAAACCATTCGGTtgtgtcttctgtgaaaaaaacTTTAGTGAAAAGACAGATTTGAAGAGACACATCAGAgtccacactggtgagaaaccATTCAGTTGCTCCATATGTGGTAAAATATTCAGCCAGAATGAAAACCTGCGCAGACATGAAAGAATTCATACAGGGGAAAAACCGTTCGGCTGTCCAGTTTGTACAAAGAAATTTACCCACAGTGGGGCACTAGTTGTACACACAAGAATtcatacaggagagaaaccatTTGGCTGCTCACTCTGTGGAAAACGGTACATTGACACAGGAAATCTGAAGAAGCACATGAGGGTCCACACTGGAGAGAAGCCTTTCAGTTGCAGCGTTTGTGGAAGAAGATTTAATTTTCAGTCTCAGGTCAAAAACCACAAGTGCTCTGGTGAGAGcagtgtaactttagcccatcATTCATGA
- the LOC141765555 gene encoding uncharacterized protein LOC141765555 isoform X1: MKMSKVQMLRERVNRRQSAAAEEILDLIERSRGEITDWCYSEEEKHRQHKLLEASGDSLRAEPPHIKEEQEELWSSQEREQLRGLEEDDITKLTFTAVLVKSEDEEEKAQSSQLLQIQADEQIKADEDCGGSQPARRLRVLVKQRLTAAVEEIFGLFETTLAEYDREIEGLQKLLEEAVKLDGRVNTADDPQLLAIKEEVLSEQQEWRTSLDQQDPEPPHIKEEQEELWSSQEGEQLKGLEEDDITKFPFTAVSVKSEDEEKAQSSQLHQRQTDEQMETGADGEDCGGSAPDRIFGPARDSQQESNEKTHSSDHDTENSDDYSQEMSQTRSGLVTPVEELCAGKPVNSINNMSVDTGGKPFNCSICGKGFSHKCDLERHLRFHTGEKPFGCVFCEKNFSEKTDLKRHIRVHTGEKPFSCSICGKIFSQNENLRRHERIHTGEKPFGCPVCTKKFTHSGALVVHTRIHTGEKPFGCSLCGKRYIDTGNLKKHMRVHTGEKPFSCSVCGRRFNFQSQVKNHKCSGESSVTLAHHS; encoded by the exons ATGAAGATGTCTAAAGTCCAGATGTTGAGAGAACGGGTGAACCGGAGACAAAGTGCGGCTGCTGAGGAGATCCTGGATCTGATTGAAAGAAGCAGAGGAGAGATCACAGACTGGTGTTATTCAGAAGAGGAGAAACACCGACAACACAAACTACTGGAGGCTTCAGGTGATTCACTCAGAGCAG agcccccacacattaaagaggaacaggaggaactctggagCAGTCAGGAAAGAGAGCAGCTTCGAGGACTGGAGGAAGATGATATCACCAAGCTCACATTCACTGCTGTCTTGGTGAAAAGTGAAGATGAGGAAGAGAAAGCTCAGTCCTCACAGCTTCTTCAAATACAAGCTGATGAACAGATAAAAGCCGATGAGGACTGTGGAGGATCACAACCAGCCAGGAGGCTGAGAGTGTTAGTGAAACAGCGACTAACTGCAGCCGTTGAAGAGATATTTGGGTTGTTTGAAACAACGTTAGCAGAGTATGACAGAGAGATTGAAGGTCTACAGAAGCTGTTGGAAGAGGCTGTGAAGCTTGATGGCCGGGTTAACACAGCAG ATGATCCACAGCTGTTGGCGATTAAAGAAGAGGTATTGTCTGAGCAGCAGGAGTGGAGGACCAGTCTGGACCAGCAGGACCCAGAGCccccacacattaaagaggaacaggaggaactctggagcagtcaggagggagagcagcttaaAGGACTGGAGGAAGATGATATCACCAAGTTCCCATTCACTGCTGTctctgtgaagagtgaagatgaagagaaagcccagtcctcacagcttcatcaaagacaaactgatgaacagatggaaacaggagctgatggagaggactgtggaggaTCAGCACCAGACAGGATCTTTGGTCCAGCTCGTGATTCACAGCAAGAAAGTAATGAAAAGACACATTCTTCTGATCATGACACTGAAAACAGTGATGATTATTCACAAGAGATGAGTCAAACTCGGTCAGGATTAGTAACTCCAGTGGAGGAACTCTGCGCTGGTAAACCGGTTAATAGCATAAACAACATGAGTGTTGACACAGGAGGGAAACCATTTAATTGTTCAATTTGTGGAAAAGGTTTTAGTCACAAATGTGATTTGGAGAGACACTTAAGATTTCACACAGGGGAGAAACCATTCGGTtgtgtcttctgtgaaaaaaacTTTAGTGAAAAGACAGATTTGAAGAGACACATCAGAgtccacactggtgagaaaccATTCAGTTGCTCCATATGTGGTAAAATATTCAGCCAGAATGAAAACCTGCGCAGACATGAAAGAATTCATACAGGGGAAAAACCGTTCGGCTGTCCAGTTTGTACAAAGAAATTTACCCACAGTGGGGCACTAGTTGTACACACAAGAATtcatacaggagagaaaccatTTGGCTGCTCACTCTGTGGAAAACGGTACATTGACACAGGAAATCTGAAGAAGCACATGAGGGTCCACACTGGAGAGAAGCCTTTCAGTTGCAGCGTTTGTGGAAGAAGATTTAATTTTCAGTCTCAGGTCAAAAACCACAAGTGCTCTGGTGAGAGcagtgtaactttagcccatcATTCATGA